The Candidatus Methylomirabilis tolerans region CCGACAATCACCCCGCCGCGATCGAGCGTGCCGTGTACGTTCTTGAAGTGACCCCGGACGTGCGTGACCATCATGTATCTGACGCAGAACTCGGCGGAGGTATGTCCAGGTTCGAACGTCCAGCGCTGCATCGAGCCTCCTCCTTTTCCAGCTCTTCCCGTCTCTCAGGCCCTACGCCATACTTCGATGCCCGCCGGTATAGGGTATAGGGACAGCCACTATTTCTTGAAATCCTTTCTTGGTCTTCCCCTCTGCAACACGTGCATTCCTCGTCCCAGTTTCCTGTGCACTTCCCAGATGACTCCATCCCTTTCCTATTTTCCTATTTTCTAAAGGGACGGGTTGAGCTACCCCGAATGTTGATTGAAAACGTTCAGGTTGCATTGGGATCTGTCCAGGATCGTTTAATGTCTTGGATGACCCGATCGAGCACTTGAAGAAACTTTGACCGGTCCTTATTCTGAAACGGGGCCGGCCCACCCGTAATCTCCCCCGCCCCGCGGAGAACATGCAGAAGGTCACGCATCGCGAGAATGCTTCCAATGTTCTCCTCGTCAAAAAGGCGTCCGTCCGGCCCGATCACCCGAGCTCCCGCCTTGATACAGCGGTGCGCGAGAGGGATGTCCCCCGCCACGACCACATCGTTCTTCACAACATGCTCGACGATCCAGTAGTCTGCCGCATCGAACTGCCCCTCGACCACAACAAGCTTTGCGCCCCACTCTTCGGGAAGGCGCATCCAGGAATTGGAGACGAACGTCACGCCGAGCCCGTACCGTTTGGCCACGCGGATCACCTCCGCCTTGACCGGGCAGGCATCGGAGTCGACATAGATCTGGGTCACTCGGCCTCTCCGACCAGCGCACGATACAAGTTTTCTACTTTGAGGCGAGCCCAGGGAGTCTTCCGGAGAAACGTAAGGCTCGACTTGATACTCGGATCGGACATAAAACAACGGATGCGTATCC contains the following coding sequences:
- a CDS encoding YceI family protein; translation: MQRWTFEPGHTSAEFCVRYMMVTHVRGHFKNVHGTLDRGGVIVGDDVAVTIDAEAILQP
- a CDS encoding YaiI/YqxD family protein, which translates into the protein MTQIYVDSDACPVKAEVIRVAKRYGLGVTFVSNSWMRLPEEWGAKLVVVEGQFDAADYWIVEHVVKNDVVVAGDIPLAHRCIKAGARVIGPDGRLFDEENIGSILAMRDLLHVLRGAGEITGGPAPFQNKDRSKFLQVLDRVIQDIKRSWTDPNAT
- a CDS encoding VF530 family protein, encoding MRDPLHGMTLQAILERLVEHYGWDALGQRIRIRCFMSDPSIKSSLTFLRKTPWARLKVENLYRALVGEAE